GCGGCCGCCGCGCCCTTGAGGGGGCGTTCGAGCACCACGTGCACCGGGTCCGTCGGGGCCACGTTCCAACTGGGCGCCAGGGTCTCCTCCGGCTCCCACTGCTGAACGCCGAAGTCCCCCACCAGGTCCTCGGGGCGTCGACTCGCTGCATACCTACCGCACATGCATGCCACACTGCCATGCCACACGAAGGGGAGACATGGACACCGACCACCTCACGGACATATGGAGCCGCGTGTTCGGGACCCAGCCCGATCCCTCGCTCTGGCTGGTGATCGCCACGGCGGTGCTCGCGCTGGGCGCCGTCGTCCCGCACACCGCCTGGCGGCTTGCGCGCAACGCCGTCACCATCGCGCACGAGGGCGGGCACGGGCTGATCGCGCTGGTCACCGGCCGCCGCCTGGACGGCATCCGGCTGCACTCCGACACCTCGGGTCTGACCGTCTCGCGGGGCAAGCCGACCGGTCTGGGCATGGTGCTGACCGCCGCGGCCGGCTACATCGCGCCGTCCCTGCTCGGCCTGGCGGGCGCCGCGCTCCTCGCCGCCGGGCACATCACGGCGCTGCTGTGGGGCGCCACCGCGCTGCTCCTGGCGATGCTGATCATGATCCGTAACGCCTACGGCGTGCTCACGGTCGTGCTGACCGGCGCCGCGTTCGTGCTGGTCTCCTGGCTGACGACGCCGGAGGTGCAGGCGGCGTTCGCGTATGCGGCGGTGTGGTTCCTGCTGCTGGGCGGGGTGCGGCCGCCGTTCGAGCTCCAGGGGAAGCGGCGGCGCGGAGGGGCCGTGGACTCCGATCCTGACCAGCTGGCGCGGCTGACGAATGTCCCGGCCTTCGTCTGGCTCGGCCTCTTCCACGTGGTGACGCTGTGCTCCCTGATAGGCGGCGGGCGCTGGCTGCTCGGTGTCTGACGTCAACCGCCCCGCGCCGACGGCCGGTTCCCGCGCCACCACGGCCGGTGCTTCCGCCGCGGACACGGTTCCGGCACGTGAGCGCCTTACCAGTGCCATGTTTCACAGGGGTTGCGCCGCTTTTGATCAAGATCGGCACCCTTGCCCAGCCATTAAAGTAAGGGCATGACCGAGAGCCCCACTCACCCCGCCCTGTGGCCCGCCCCCCTCGCCCCGGGGGCCGTCGATGCCACCGTCACCGTGCCCGGCTCCAAATCGGTCACCAACCGCGGCCTGGTCCTGGCCGCCCTCTCCGCCGAGCCCGGCTGGCTGCGCCGGCCGCTGCGCTCCCGTGACACGCTCCTGATGGCCGAGGCGCTGCGCACCCTGGGCGTCGGCATCGAGGAGACCGCCTCCTCCAGCTCGGCCGGTTCCACGGACACCGCCGGGCTGCCCGGCGGCGGGGAGGCCTGGCGGGTGATCCCGGCAGGGCTGCACGGCCCGGCCACCATCGACGTCGGCAACGCAGGAACGGTCATGCGCTTCCTGCCGCCGGTCGCCGCGCTCGCCGACGGCCCGATCCGCTTCGACGGCGACCCGCGCTCCTACGAGCGTCCGCTCGGCGGCGTGATCGACGCGCTGCGCGCCCTGGGTGCCCGGATCGACGACGACAACCGCGGCGCGCTGCCCATGACGGTCTTCGGCAGCGGCGGCCTGGACGGCGGCCGGGTCGAGATCGACGCGTCCTCCTCCTCCCAGTTCGTCAGCGCGCTGCTGCTGTCCGCGCCGCGCTTCAACCAGGGCGTCGAGGTCCGGCACGTGGGCGCGGCGCTGCCCTCCATGCCGCACATCCGGATGACCGTCGACATGCTGCGCAGCGTCGGCGCGCAGGTGGACACCCCCGAGGCGGGCGGCGAGCCCAACGTCTGGCGGGTCACCCCGGGCGCCCTGCTCGGCCGCGATCTGGTCGTCGAGCCGGACCTGTCGAACGCCCAGCCGTTCCTGGCCGCGGCGCTGGTCACCGGCGGCCGGGTCACCATCCCGGACTGGCCCGAGCACACCACCCAGCCCGGTGACGCACTGCGCGAGGTCTTCACCACCATGGGCGGCTCCTGCGAGCTGACCGACCGGGGGCTGACCTTCACCGGCAGCGGCCGGATCCACGGCATCGACGTCGACCTGAGCGAGGTCGGCGAGCTGACCCCCGGCATCGCCGCGGTCGCCGCGCTGGCCGACTCCCCCTCCACGCTGCGCGGGGTGGCGCACCTCCGGCTGCACGAGACCGACCGGCTGGCCGCGCTCACCAAGGAGCTCAACGAGCTCGGCGGCGATGTCACCGAGACCGCGGACGGTCTGCACATCCGGCCGCGCCCGCTGCACGGCGGGGTCTTCCACACCTACGAGGACCACCGGCTGGCCACCGCCGCGGCGATCATCGGCCTGGCCGTCGACGGTGTGCGGGTGGAGAACGTGGCCACCACCGCCAAGACGCTGCCCGACTTCCCCGCGATGTGGACGGACATGCTCGACCCGGCGGCCGTACCCGCCCGGAGAGGCTGAGGGCTGACGCCGCCATGCGCCGCTACGGAAAGAACCCCGACGAGGACGACATCCGCGTCCGCCCCAACCCCAAGGGCAACCGCCCCCGCACCAACATCCGGCCCAAGCACGAGGACGCCGGCGAGGGTCTGGTCCTGACCGTCGACCGCGGCCGGCTGACCTGCCTCATCGAGGGCCGTACGGTCACCGCGATGAAGGCACGCGAACTGGGCCGCAAGAGCGCGGTGGTCGGCGACCGGGTCGCCGTCGTGGGCGATCTGACCGGCGCCAAGGACACCCTCGCCCGGATCGTCCGGGTCGAGCCGCGCTCCTCGACACTGCGCCGTACGGCCGACGACGACGACCCGTTCGAGCGGGTCGTGGTCGCCAACGCCGACCAGCTCGCGATCGTCACCGCGCTCGCCGACCCCGAGCCGCGCCCCCGGCTCATCGACCGCTGTCTGGTCGCCGCCTACGACGCGGGCCTCGACCCGCTGCTGGTGCTGACCAAGTCCGATCTTGCCTCCGCGGACACCCTGCTGGAGTCCTACGGCGCGCTCGGCGTCCCCTACCTCGTCACCAACCGCGACGAACTCGCCGACGGCAGCGCCGCCGAGCGGGTCAGGGCGGCGCTGACGGGCCGTATGACGGCTTTCGTCGGGCACTCCGGGGTGGGCAAGACCACCCTGGTCAACTCCCTGGTCCCGGAGCGCCGCCGGGCCATCGGCCATGTCAACGCGGTCACCGGCCGCGGGCGGCACACCACCACCTCCGCGCTGGCGCTGCCGCTGCCCGACGACTCGGGCTGGGTCATCGACACCCCCGGCGTCCGGTCCTTCGGGCTGCATCACGTCGACCCGTCCCGGGTCATCCACGCCTTCCCGGATCTGGAGCCGGGCACCGCGGACTGCCCGCGCGCCTGCAGCCACGACGAACCGGACTGTGCGCTGGACCAGTGGGTCACCGACGGCCACGCCGATCCGGCCCGCCTCTACTCCCTGCGCCGCCTCCTGGCCACCCGTGAGCGACGCGAGGGCGACTGATCGCCGAAGTTTGCCACCGTCCGTCCGAGGTAAAGGCATAATCACACCGAGGTCGGCGCTGTGGTCCGTCGGGCCCGCATCGCCCGGACGGGGCCTTGGGGAGTGTTTCTGACGCCCCGTCGTCGCCCGCCCGGGACAGGCCCTAGCTGACGGAGGCAATGGGACATGGCGTGGCTGCTGGTCGTGGTGGCGGGGATCCTGGAGACCGGGTTCGCGGTCTGCCTCAAGCTTTCGCACGGCTTCACCCGGCTGTTCCCGACCATCGCGTTCGCGGCCTTCGCCCTCGGCAGTTTCGGTCTGCTGACGCTGGCGCTGCGCAAGCTCGACGTCGGCCCTGCGTATGCGGTGTGGACCGGCATCGGCGCGGCCGGTACGGCGATCTACGGCATGGTCTTCCTCGGCGACGTGGTCTCCACCCTGAAGATCGTCTCCATCACGATGGTCATCGTCGGGGTGGTCGGGCTCCAGCTGTCGGGGGCGGCGCACTGAGCCGGCGCCCCGCGCACCACCCCGGCCGTCCGCCTGCGCGGCCGTGACACCTCGTCAGCGGCGCTCCCCCGGCCGCGCGTCGGCCGGCACCCGGGCGAAGGCGCCCCGTACGAGCCGGGAGACCGCCTCCGTCTCCAGCTCCCGGCGCGACCGCGGTGCCGGTACGCGGCCCGGGGACGGCGCCGCGCCCGGTGTCACCGGGGCGACCACACAGGCCAGGGTCAGCCGCGCCGCGGTCTCGCAGGCGGCGCCCAGGGCGGGCAGCTGTTCCTCGGGCCAGTCGGGCTCCAGCGCCGCGACCGCCTGATCGCAGAACCGTCCGACGAGCTCGGCGGGCCCGGGCAGCGGTCCGTCGCCGGGCGACGCGGCGCGCTGCGCGGGGATACCGGGCCGGGCGGCCCGGAGCGGCGCGGTGTCGGCGGCGGCCGGTGAGGGGGCCGGCAGCCGGTCGTTCCAGCAGCCGGTCAGTGCGGCCCTGACCAGGGGGTTGGCGCGTGCGGTCCGCAGCGTCCAGGCGGCCGCGGCCGCCACCCGGCCCGCCGCGTCGCCCCTGGTGCCGGCGGCCGGCGAGCCCTGGGACAGCGCCCTTGCGACCCCGGCGAGGTAGTTGTCGGTCTCCCGGCGGACGAGGGCCCGGGCCAGCCCCTCCTTGCTGCCGAACTCGTTGTAGAGCGTCTGCCGGGAGACCCCGGCCGCGGCCGCGACATCGACCATCCGCACGGCCGTCCAGGCCCGTTCCGTCAGCGCCGTGTAGGCGGCGTCCAGCAAGGATTCACGCGCTGCGGGCATCCGTCGCCTCCCCGGCCGCCGGCCCCGGGTAGCCGGTGTGCGCACAGAATTGACGCACCGCCAGATGCTGTCAAGGGTCGTCGCAGCAGGCGCTCACCGGCGCCGCGCGGGCCGCCACACGCCGGGCGGCACACGGCCGTGTGGCTCCGGCGTATACCAATGGATACTGTTCGCACATGCCCGACTATCACGATGATCTTCGCCTCGGCCATGTTCTCGCGGACGCCGCGGACGCCGCCACCATGGAGCGCTTCAAGGCACTCGACCTCAAGGTCGAGACCAAACCGGACATGACACCGGTGAGTGAGGCGGACAAGGCCGCCGAAGAACTGATCCGCGGCCAGCTCCAGCGCGCCCGGCCACGGGACGCGGTGCTCGGCGAGGAGTTCGGCAGCGAGGGCGCGGGGCCGCGCCGCTGGATCATCGACCCGATCGACGGCACGAAGAACTATGTGCGCGGGGTGCCGGTCTGGGCGACGCTGATCGCCCTGATGGAGCGCGGGGAGGGCGGTGACCGCCCGGTGGTCGGCATCGTCTCGGCACCGGCGCTCAACCGCCGCTGGTGGGCCGCCGACGGCCTGGGGGCCTTCACCGGCCGCAGTCTGACCTCCGCGACCCGGCTGCAGGTCTCCAAGGTCGGCCGCATCCAGGACGCCTCGTTCGCGTACTCCTCGCTGACCGGCTGGGAGGAGCGCGGCAAGCTGCCCAGCTTCCTCGATCTGAGCCGGGACTGCTGGCGCACCCGGGCCTATGGCGACTTCTGGCCGTACATGATGATCGCCGAGGGTGCGGTGGACATCTGCGCGGAGCCGGAGCTGTCGCTGTGGGACATGGCGGCCTGTGCGGTGGTCGTGAAGGAGGCCGGCGGTCAGTTCTCCGGACTGGACGGCAAGCCGGGCCCGCACAGCGGCAACGCGGCGGCCTCGAACGGTCTGCTGCACGAGGATCTGCTGGGTTATCTCGGCGACTCCCCGCACTGACCTGCGGCGGGGCGCGTAATCGGACAACCGTCCAACAACTGCCCCTTGTTGCATCGGCGGAGGCATGTGAACATGAGAATCCCCCACTTTGTGAACTTGTGAATCCCTTCGCAAGCACATTCACCAAGGAGGTGGCTCCACTCCATGCCCATGTACGTCAAAGACGCCATGAGCACCGTGGTCCTCACCATCGGGCCCGCTCACACCCTCCGCCAGGCGGCACAGCTGATGGCGGCCCGCCGCATCGGCGCGGCCGTGGTCCTCGACAGCGACACCTGTGGCATCGGCATCCTCACCGAACGCGACATCCTCAATTCCCTCGGCGCGGGCGAGAACCCCGACCGGGAGACCGCCCAGACCCACACCACCCCGGACGTGGTCTTCGCCGCTCCGGACTGGACCCTGGACGATGCCGCGGACGCCATGGTGCGCGGCGGCTTCCGCCATCTGATCGTGCTCAACGACCAGGAACCGGTCGGTGTGGTCTCCGTACGCGACATCATCCGCTGCTGGTCGGCCACCACGGAGCGGGCCCGCCCCGTCCCCGCCTGAACCACGAACGGCTCCGGGCACGAACTCCCCGGAGCCACCCGCACGAAGAGGCCGAAGCCCACTGGCATCCGGCCTCTTCGCTTTGTACGGCAAGCGACAATTGAGCAACCCCCACGGCGCGCAACCACCTCCGCGAGAGCGGCGGCGGTTTAGCCGCAAAGGCAGCCTCAGCCGCGCAGGGCCTGGACCGCGGCTTCCAGCCGCTTGCCGTAGTCCGCGTCCGCCTTGCGGAAGTTCTCGATCGCCCGCTGGGCGATGTCGTCGCGGGAGACCTGGGAGATGAAGCCCGCCAGGTTGTCGATCAGGCGCTCCTTCTCGTCCTCCGCCATCAGCCGGTAGAGGTTGCCGGCCTGGACGAAGTCGTCGTCCTCGGCGTGCGAGGGCGCGGCCTGCTCACCGGTGGGGCCGGTCACGGCGACCGGCTGCCACAGGGGCCGGCCGGTTTCGACGGGGCCGCCGAAGCTGTTGGGCTCGTAGTTCTTCTGGCCGCCGTGACGGCCGTCGTAGAGCACACCGTCCCGGCCGTGGCTGCGCGCCTCGGTGGCGTGCGGGCGGTTCACCGGCAGGTGGTCGGCGTTGATGCCGACGCGGTAGCGGTGCGCGTCGCCGTACGCGAACAGACGGCCCTGGAGCATCTTGTCGGGGGACGGACCGATGCCCGGCACGAAGTGGTGCGGGGAGAAGACCGACTGCTCGACCTCGGCGAAGATGTTCTGCGGGTTGCGGTTGAGCTCCAGCTTGCCGATCTCGATCGGCGGGTAGTCCTCGTGCGGCCAGACCTTGGTCAGATCGAAGGGGTTGAAGCGGTAGTTGGCCGCCTCGGCCGCGGGCATGATCTGCACCTGGACGGTCCAGCTCGGGAAGTCGCCGCGCTCGATGGACTCCCGCAGGTCGCGCTGGTGGCTGTCCGGGTCGAGGCCGGAGGTCTCCGCGGCCTCGGAGGTCGTGAGGTTCTTGATGCCCTGGTCGGTCTTGAAGTGGTACTTGACCCAGAAGACCTCACCGGCCTCGTTGTTCCACTGGAAGGTGTGCGAGCCGTAGCCGTTCATGTGGCGGTAGGAGGCGGGGATCCCACGGTCGCCGAAGAGCCAGGTGACCTGGTGGGTGGCCTCGGGCGACAGACCCCAGAAGTCCCAGACGTTGTCCGCCTCCTGCGAGCCGGTGTACGGGTCGCGCTTCTGGGTGTGGATGAAGTCCGGGAACTTGATGGCGTCCTTGATGAAGAACACCGGGGTGTTGTTGCCGACGAGGTCGTAGTTGCCCTCTTCGGTGTAGAACTTCAGCGCGAAGCCGCGCGGGTCACGCACCGCGTCGGCCGAGCCGAGGTTGCCCGCGACGGTGGAGAAGCGCAGGAAGGTCTCGGTCTGCTTGCCGACCTCGGAGAGGAACTTCGCACGGGTGTACTTGGTCACATCCGCGGTCACCGTGAAGGTGCCGTACGCACCGGCGCCACGGGCGTGCACGATGCGCTCCGGGATGCGCTCGCGGTTGAAGTGCGCGAGCTTCTCGATCAGGAGCTGGTCCTGGATGAGGCCGGGTCCGCCGATGCCGGCCGTCTCGCTGTTCTGGTTGTCCCCGACCGGAGCCCCGGACTCCGTGGTCAGCGGTCCAGTGATGCTCTCTACCGACACGTGCGCCTCCTGAAGTCTTCTACACCTGCCCTTGGCTTGCGCCGGTCCACGATCCTACATTGGACATTGTCTAAGTCAAGAAGAGAGCGAAACTCGTACACGATCCGGTGATGGACGACCGCTGCTACCCTGGGTCTATCTGACTGATAGGTGAATGGCATGAGTGACCTGCTTGAACGGCTCCGGGGACGCGGCTGGCGGCTGACCGCGCAGCGACGCGTCGTCGCCGAGGTCCTCGACGGGGACCACGTCCACTACACCGCCGATGAAGTGCACGCACTGGCAACCGACCGGCTCCCCGAGATCTCCCGCGCGACGGTCTACAACACCCTGGGCGAGCTGGTGTCGCTCGGTGAGGTGATCGAGGTGAGCACCGACGGCCGGGCCAAGCGCTACGACCCGAACGCCCACCACGACCACCAGCACCTCATCTGCTCGCAGTGCGGCACGATCCGCGACGTCCACCTCCAGGGCGACCCGCTCTCCGCACTGCCCGAGCCGGAGCGCTACGGCTTCCAGGTCTCCGAGGTCACCGTGACCTACCGGGGCATCTGCCCCAACTGCAGCGCCCCGTCCTGACGCCCGGGGAAGCCGGCCCCCGTCCGGGCCGCTCCCGCACCGGACCACTCCGTACACCGCATCGAGCCCGCGCCCACCCGGCCGCGGGCTCCTTCGTGTACCCGGCCGGCCCGTCGCCCGCGCCCTCGTCACCGCACCACCACACCTGCACACACCGCACACCCATGCCCGCACGCCCCTTGCCCGAATCTGACGCCCCGTCATATCGTCGGCGCGCCGCGCTTTCCGGCCACCGGGCGCCACCGTGCCCGGGCCCCGCACCACGGCGGCACCCTGTCCCCACTCCGCAAGGAGCACCCCGTGGGAGAGCCGCACCCTTCCTCCGCAGCGCACCGCCCACCCGCCGCCCCGTCCACACCACCGGCCCTGCGCGCCCGCGCCCTGGCCCGCTCGTTCGGCCGCGGCAGCAAGGCGCTGGCCGCCCTCGGCCCCGTCGACGCCGAGATCGCGCCCGGTGAGTGCGTCTGTGTCGTCGGTCCCTCCGGCTGCGGGAAGTCGACCCTGCTGCGCATCGCCGCCGGGCTGCTGCGCCCCAGCGAGGGCGAGCTGGAACTCCGGGTGAGCGCCGGCCGCCCGGCCGCGATGATCTTCCAGGACTACGGCATCTACGACTGGAAGACCGTGCTGGGCAACGTCCGCTTCGGCCTCGACCTCCAGCGCGTGCCCCGTAAGGAGGCCGACGAACGGGCCCGCTCCTGGCTGGCCCGGATGGGGCTCGCCGACTTCGCCGGGGCCTACCCGGCCACGCTCTCCGGCGGGATGCGCCAGCGCGTCGCCCTCGCCCGCGCACTCGCCGTGGAGCCCGGGATCCTGCTGATGGACGAGCCGTTCGCGGCCCTCGACGCCCAGCTGCGCACCGTCCTCCAGGACGAACTGCTCGACCTCACCCAGACCACCCGCACCACCACCCTCTTCATCACCCACAGCCTCGAAGAGGCCCTGGTACTCGGCGACCGGGTCCTGGTGATGTCCGCCCGCCCCGGCCGGATCATCGCCGAACGCCGCCCGCCGTTCGGCCGCCCCCGCACCGGCGACGTCCGCGCCACCCCCGAATTCACCGCCCTGAAGGCCGAGTTGTGGCAGCTGTTGCGCGACGAGGTCGACCGGAACAGCCCGGCACACCGGACCACCGAGGGGGCCGTCCCCGCATGACCAGCGCCCTCCCCCGGCCCGGCCACGAGGACGACCGGCCCGCCGCGGACGACCGCCTCCTCGTCCGCCGCCCCGGCCCCCGGGAACTGCGCCCCGGGCGCACCCACCGCCGCCGGCGCACCCTGGAGATCTCGCTCGCCGTCGCCGTTCCACTGCTGCTCGTCCTGCTGTGGCAGCTGGCCGCCGACCGGGCCTGGCTCGACGACCGCGTCTACCCCGCACCGTCGACGATCCTGGCCGACGGCTGGGACCGCGCCCTGGCCGGCGAGCTGTGGCCGGACGTGTGGGCGACGCTCCGGCGCGTCCTGGCCGGCTATGCCGTCGGGACCGTCACCGGCTATCTCCTGGGCCTGCTGATGGGCTCGCTGTCTCTCGTACGGGCCGCCCTCGAACCCCTCCTGGACGCCCTGTACGTGGTCCCCAAGCTGGCCCTGCTGCCGGTCTTCCTCAACATGTTCGGGCTCGGCGAGGGCCCGCAGGTCGCCCTCGTCGCCACCACCGTCTTCTTCTTCGTCTGGATTTCGACCATGGCGGCGGTGATGGCCATCCCCTCCGGCCACCGCGACGCGGGCCAGGTCTTCGGCGCGGGCCCCTGGCAGATGTTCCGGCACGTCCTGCTGCCCGCCTCGCTGCCCGCCGTCCTCGTGGGCGCCCGGATCGCCGCGGGCGTGGCCGTCCTGGTCATCGTCGCCTCGGAACAGATCGCCGCCACCGACGGCCTCGGGCATCTGATCTTCGACTCCCGCGCCCTGTTCCAGAACGACGTGATGTTCGTCGGCATCGTCTGTGTGGCCGTACTCGGCGTGCTCTTCTCCGAGCTGGTGCGGCTGGCCGGGCGCTTCCTCACCCCGTGGGCACCCCGCGACCGCGGCCGACCCCGCAGCTGATCCCGCACCGCCCCGTCCGACCGGACGCCGCCCCCGTACGGAGGTCCCATGCGCATCCGCACCACCACTGCCGCGCTGATCGCCGCACTCGCCCTCGGCGCGGGCTGCGCCGCCCCCGAGACCGGCCCGTCCGCCGCCCGGCCCCGCACCGTCAAGCCCGTGGCGGGCTGCGGCACGGCCTCCTGGACCGACCCCGCCGACCTCGCCCCGGACCGCGCACCGGCCCGCTGCGACAAGGGCACCCCGGCCCCGCGCCGCCTCACCGAACGCCGCACGCTCACGGTCGCCACCGGCACCCTCAGCGCCGAGTACGTGGCCCCGCTGCGGCTGGCCCTCGCCAGGGGCGAGTTCGAGAAGGAGGGCCTGGACGTCCGGCTGAAGGTCCTGCCCACCCCGGAGGCGCTGCCGCTGCTGGCCGAGGGCGAACTGGACGCCCTGTGGGCGGCCCCCGAGGCCGCCGTCGTCAACGGCGTCCACGGCGGCTTCGACATCCGCTGGGTGGCCGGCAACTTCTCCCCCGACCCGAGGTCCAGGAGCGGCCTGTGGGTGCGCCTGAAGAGCGGCGAGAGCGCCGCCTCGGTCTCCCTGGAGGGAGCGAAGCTGGGCACCATGATCGGGAAAGGCTCCGTGATCATGTACCCGATGACCCGGACCTTCGCCGGTCACGGCGCCCGCCTGGACTCCGTCGCCTTCCAGCAACTCGGCTCCTCGGACGTACTGACCGCCCTGACCGGCGGCGGGGTCGACTCCGCCTGGCTGCTCGATCCGGTCTGGCGGCGGGTCGACGGCGACAGCAGATACGCCTTCCTCGGCGGCCAGCCCCGGGGCGAACCGCTCGGCGGCGCCCTCTACGGCCCGAATCTGCTCCAGCAGGACCCGGACGCCGGCGTCGCCTTCCTGCGCGCCTACCTCCGCACGGTCAACACGTACTTCGCCGGCGACTACAAGGCCGACAAGGCCTTCGCCGCCGAGCTCGCGAAGCTGCTGGACGTCGACGGGAAGATCCTGACCTCGGTGCCCTCGCTCCGCATGGACTGGGAGATCAGAAAGGGCACCACGGACCGGCTCCAGAAGGCCTACCGCGACGCCGGCGTCACCAAAGGGGCACCACTGCCGGAGGACCGGCTCGTCGACCGCAGCCTGTACGCGGAGGCG
This genomic stretch from Streptomyces nigrescens harbors:
- a CDS encoding M50 family metallopeptidase, which codes for MDTDHLTDIWSRVFGTQPDPSLWLVIATAVLALGAVVPHTAWRLARNAVTIAHEGGHGLIALVTGRRLDGIRLHSDTSGLTVSRGKPTGLGMVLTAAAGYIAPSLLGLAGAALLAAGHITALLWGATALLLAMLIMIRNAYGVLTVVLTGAAFVLVSWLTTPEVQAAFAYAAVWFLLLGGVRPPFELQGKRRRGGAVDSDPDQLARLTNVPAFVWLGLFHVVTLCSLIGGGRWLLGV
- the aroA gene encoding 3-phosphoshikimate 1-carboxyvinyltransferase; its protein translation is MTESPTHPALWPAPLAPGAVDATVTVPGSKSVTNRGLVLAALSAEPGWLRRPLRSRDTLLMAEALRTLGVGIEETASSSSAGSTDTAGLPGGGEAWRVIPAGLHGPATIDVGNAGTVMRFLPPVAALADGPIRFDGDPRSYERPLGGVIDALRALGARIDDDNRGALPMTVFGSGGLDGGRVEIDASSSSQFVSALLLSAPRFNQGVEVRHVGAALPSMPHIRMTVDMLRSVGAQVDTPEAGGEPNVWRVTPGALLGRDLVVEPDLSNAQPFLAAALVTGGRVTIPDWPEHTTQPGDALREVFTTMGGSCELTDRGLTFTGSGRIHGIDVDLSEVGELTPGIAAVAALADSPSTLRGVAHLRLHETDRLAALTKELNELGGDVTETADGLHIRPRPLHGGVFHTYEDHRLATAAAIIGLAVDGVRVENVATTAKTLPDFPAMWTDMLDPAAVPARRG
- the rsgA gene encoding ribosome small subunit-dependent GTPase A; the protein is MRRYGKNPDEDDIRVRPNPKGNRPRTNIRPKHEDAGEGLVLTVDRGRLTCLIEGRTVTAMKARELGRKSAVVGDRVAVVGDLTGAKDTLARIVRVEPRSSTLRRTADDDDPFERVVVANADQLAIVTALADPEPRPRLIDRCLVAAYDAGLDPLLVLTKSDLASADTLLESYGALGVPYLVTNRDELADGSAAERVRAALTGRMTAFVGHSGVGKTTLVNSLVPERRRAIGHVNAVTGRGRHTTTSALALPLPDDSGWVIDTPGVRSFGLHHVDPSRVIHAFPDLEPGTADCPRACSHDEPDCALDQWVTDGHADPARLYSLRRLLATRERREGD
- a CDS encoding DMT family transporter, which produces MAWLLVVVAGILETGFAVCLKLSHGFTRLFPTIAFAAFALGSFGLLTLALRKLDVGPAYAVWTGIGAAGTAIYGMVFLGDVVSTLKIVSITMVIVGVVGLQLSGAAH
- a CDS encoding TetR/AcrR family transcriptional regulator — translated: MPAARESLLDAAYTALTERAWTAVRMVDVAAAAGVSRQTLYNEFGSKEGLARALVRRETDNYLAGVARALSQGSPAAGTRGDAAGRVAAAAAWTLRTARANPLVRAALTGCWNDRLPAPSPAAADTAPLRAARPGIPAQRAASPGDGPLPGPAELVGRFCDQAVAALEPDWPEEQLPALGAACETAARLTLACVVAPVTPGAAPSPGRVPAPRSRRELETEAVSRLVRGAFARVPADARPGERR
- the hisN gene encoding histidinol-phosphatase, translated to MPDYHDDLRLGHVLADAADAATMERFKALDLKVETKPDMTPVSEADKAAEELIRGQLQRARPRDAVLGEEFGSEGAGPRRWIIDPIDGTKNYVRGVPVWATLIALMERGEGGDRPVVGIVSAPALNRRWWAADGLGAFTGRSLTSATRLQVSKVGRIQDASFAYSSLTGWEERGKLPSFLDLSRDCWRTRAYGDFWPYMMIAEGAVDICAEPELSLWDMAACAVVVKEAGGQFSGLDGKPGPHSGNAAASNGLLHEDLLGYLGDSPH
- a CDS encoding CBS domain-containing protein codes for the protein MYVKDAMSTVVLTIGPAHTLRQAAQLMAARRIGAAVVLDSDTCGIGILTERDILNSLGAGENPDRETAQTHTTPDVVFAAPDWTLDDAADAMVRGGFRHLIVLNDQEPVGVVSVRDIIRCWSATTERARPVPA
- a CDS encoding catalase yields the protein MSVESITGPLTTESGAPVGDNQNSETAGIGGPGLIQDQLLIEKLAHFNRERIPERIVHARGAGAYGTFTVTADVTKYTRAKFLSEVGKQTETFLRFSTVAGNLGSADAVRDPRGFALKFYTEEGNYDLVGNNTPVFFIKDAIKFPDFIHTQKRDPYTGSQEADNVWDFWGLSPEATHQVTWLFGDRGIPASYRHMNGYGSHTFQWNNEAGEVFWVKYHFKTDQGIKNLTTSEAAETSGLDPDSHQRDLRESIERGDFPSWTVQVQIMPAAEAANYRFNPFDLTKVWPHEDYPPIEIGKLELNRNPQNIFAEVEQSVFSPHHFVPGIGPSPDKMLQGRLFAYGDAHRYRVGINADHLPVNRPHATEARSHGRDGVLYDGRHGGQKNYEPNSFGGPVETGRPLWQPVAVTGPTGEQAAPSHAEDDDFVQAGNLYRLMAEDEKERLIDNLAGFISQVSRDDIAQRAIENFRKADADYGKRLEAAVQALRG
- a CDS encoding Fur family transcriptional regulator, translated to MSDLLERLRGRGWRLTAQRRVVAEVLDGDHVHYTADEVHALATDRLPEISRATVYNTLGELVSLGEVIEVSTDGRAKRYDPNAHHDHQHLICSQCGTIRDVHLQGDPLSALPEPERYGFQVSEVTVTYRGICPNCSAPS
- a CDS encoding ABC transporter ATP-binding protein; this translates as MGEPHPSSAAHRPPAAPSTPPALRARALARSFGRGSKALAALGPVDAEIAPGECVCVVGPSGCGKSTLLRIAAGLLRPSEGELELRVSAGRPAAMIFQDYGIYDWKTVLGNVRFGLDLQRVPRKEADERARSWLARMGLADFAGAYPATLSGGMRQRVALARALAVEPGILLMDEPFAALDAQLRTVLQDELLDLTQTTRTTTLFITHSLEEALVLGDRVLVMSARPGRIIAERRPPFGRPRTGDVRATPEFTALKAELWQLLRDEVDRNSPAHRTTEGAVPA
- a CDS encoding ABC transporter permease, translating into MTSALPRPGHEDDRPAADDRLLVRRPGPRELRPGRTHRRRRTLEISLAVAVPLLLVLLWQLAADRAWLDDRVYPAPSTILADGWDRALAGELWPDVWATLRRVLAGYAVGTVTGYLLGLLMGSLSLVRAALEPLLDALYVVPKLALLPVFLNMFGLGEGPQVALVATTVFFFVWISTMAAVMAIPSGHRDAGQVFGAGPWQMFRHVLLPASLPAVLVGARIAAGVAVLVIVASEQIAATDGLGHLIFDSRALFQNDVMFVGIVCVAVLGVLFSELVRLAGRFLTPWAPRDRGRPRS
- a CDS encoding ABC transporter substrate-binding protein, with the translated sequence MRIRTTTAALIAALALGAGCAAPETGPSAARPRTVKPVAGCGTASWTDPADLAPDRAPARCDKGTPAPRRLTERRTLTVATGTLSAEYVAPLRLALARGEFEKEGLDVRLKVLPTPEALPLLAEGELDALWAAPEAAVVNGVHGGFDIRWVAGNFSPDPRSRSGLWVRLKSGESAASVSLEGAKLGTMIGKGSVIMYPMTRTFAGHGARLDSVAFQQLGSSDVLTALTGGGVDSAWLLDPVWRRVDGDSRYAFLGGQPRGEPLGGALYGPNLLQQDPDAGVAFLRAYLRTVNTYFAGDYKADKAFAAELAKLLDVDGKILTSVPSLRMDWEIRKGTTDRLQKAYRDAGVTKGAPLPEDRLVDRSLYAEAVGHRLRK